The following are encoded in a window of Francisella tularensis subsp. tularensis genomic DNA:
- the mnmE gene encoding tRNA uridine-5-carboxymethylaminomethyl(34) synthesis GTPase MnmE — MYTKDTIVAIATPQGNGGIGIIRISGIDALAIAEKLTKKQLKPRYATFCNVYNDNEIIDHGIVIFFKAPLSYTGEDVVEIQAHGNPFILNLIIKAALNCGARMAKAGEFTERAFLNNKLDLAQAEAVADIINASSEIAAKSAAKSLQGDFSKEINNLLEKLIYLRMYVEASIDFPEEEINFLEDQKIHSSLEEIYKVILAVKNSCKQGVILAEGITLILVGKPNAGKSSLLNALAGKESAIVTSIAGTTRDIVKEHIQINGVPMHIIDTAGLRNSDDIIESEGIKRAIKKIQEADQVLFVTDDYTNSQVKFSDIKEIIPEFYDQIPKDIDITYVHNKIDLLKEVPHNHANHIYISAENNIGIDKLKEHILNKVGYTNQNESIYTARERHVTAINNAFEHIKLAREQLELGNGELLAEELLIVQEYLNSITGEFSSDDLLGEIFSSFCIGK, encoded by the coding sequence ATGTACACAAAAGATACAATAGTTGCAATAGCAACTCCTCAAGGTAATGGCGGTATAGGCATAATCCGAATATCTGGGATAGATGCTCTAGCAATAGCTGAGAAACTAACTAAAAAACAGCTAAAACCTCGTTATGCAACATTCTGTAATGTCTATAATGATAATGAAATAATAGATCATGGTATCGTAATATTCTTTAAGGCGCCTTTGTCATATACAGGTGAAGACGTTGTAGAAATTCAAGCTCATGGTAACCCATTTATATTGAATTTGATTATCAAAGCAGCACTTAACTGTGGTGCCAGAATGGCAAAGGCAGGTGAATTTACTGAGAGAGCATTTCTGAATAATAAACTTGATTTAGCTCAAGCAGAAGCTGTTGCTGATATTATTAATGCATCATCAGAAATAGCAGCTAAGTCGGCAGCTAAATCACTTCAAGGAGATTTCTCTAAAGAAATAAATAATCTTTTAGAAAAACTTATTTATCTAAGAATGTATGTAGAAGCGTCTATTGACTTTCCAGAAGAAGAAATAAACTTTTTAGAAGATCAAAAAATTCATTCTAGTTTAGAAGAAATATATAAGGTTATCTTAGCGGTAAAAAATAGCTGTAAACAAGGTGTTATTCTTGCTGAGGGAATTACATTAATATTAGTAGGCAAACCAAATGCTGGTAAGTCAAGCCTTTTGAATGCTCTTGCAGGTAAAGAATCAGCTATTGTAACATCAATAGCAGGTACAACTAGAGATATTGTCAAAGAACATATTCAAATAAATGGCGTTCCTATGCATATCATTGACACTGCAGGGCTACGTAATAGTGATGATATCATCGAAAGTGAAGGAATCAAAAGAGCTATTAAGAAAATTCAAGAAGCTGATCAAGTACTATTTGTAACTGATGACTATACGAATAGCCAAGTTAAATTTAGTGATATAAAAGAGATAATTCCAGAATTTTATGATCAAATTCCTAAAGATATCGATATTACATATGTACATAATAAGATAGATCTCCTTAAAGAAGTTCCACACAATCATGCTAACCACATATACATATCAGCCGAAAATAACATTGGTATTGATAAACTAAAAGAACATATTCTCAATAAAGTTGGTTATACAAATCAAAATGAAAGTATTTATACTGCACGTGAAAGACATGTTACAGCGATAAATAATGCTTTTGAGCATATTAAACTTGCTAGAGAACAATTAGAACTTGGTAATGGTGAGCTTCTAGCTGAAGAGTTGTTAATTGTTCAAGAATATCTTAATTCAATTACAGGTGAGTTTAGTTCTGATGACTTATTAGGTGAAATATTCTCAAGCTTTTGTATCGGCAAATAA
- a CDS encoding PLP-dependent cysteine synthase family protein — MLSLIGKTPIIKLKNTINNHNLYAKCEWLNPTGSIKDRVAKYILENLIKNKKIKPQQAIIEASSGNMGTSLAAIGKLYKHPVYITCPEKTGQIKREMIKSFGANLTICKNTSDHTDPDFYVNKAKQLTEDLNGILVNQYDNLLNTECHYKTTGQEIVDYFLTQNVDIDYFITVGGSGGTITGCAKKIKEFFPKTQVIMPDPYGSVYYDIFYHGAPIKENIHSYKVEGPGNPVFCKSMDFAYIDEIIQFSDNQAIQACHELASEQGIYAGHSSGANYFIAKKLLEKLPQHQSYNILIMVLDSGMKYAF, encoded by the coding sequence ATGCTATCTTTAATAGGAAAGACTCCTATAATAAAACTTAAAAATACAATAAACAATCATAATCTTTATGCTAAGTGTGAATGGCTAAACCCAACTGGTAGTATCAAAGATCGTGTTGCGAAATATATCTTGGAAAACTTAATAAAAAATAAAAAAATAAAACCTCAACAAGCAATTATCGAAGCAAGTTCAGGCAATATGGGAACATCTTTAGCTGCAATTGGTAAATTATACAAACATCCTGTGTACATTACATGTCCTGAGAAAACGGGACAAATAAAAAGAGAAATGATCAAAAGTTTTGGAGCAAACCTTACAATTTGTAAAAACACATCAGATCATACGGATCCAGATTTTTATGTAAATAAAGCTAAACAATTAACAGAAGATTTAAATGGAATATTAGTTAACCAATATGATAATTTATTAAATACAGAGTGTCATTACAAAACTACAGGTCAAGAAATAGTGGACTATTTTTTAACACAAAATGTTGATATTGACTACTTTATAACGGTTGGGGGATCTGGCGGCACTATTACAGGATGTGCAAAGAAGATAAAAGAGTTTTTTCCAAAAACACAAGTTATTATGCCAGACCCTTATGGATCTGTTTATTATGATATTTTTTATCATGGAGCACCTATTAAAGAAAACATACATAGCTATAAAGTAGAAGGTCCTGGTAACCCTGTCTTCTGTAAATCAATGGATTTTGCATATATTGACGAAATAATACAATTTAGTGATAATCAAGCAATACAAGCATGTCATGAGTTAGCTAGTGAACAAGGTATTTATGCTGGACATAGTAGCGGTGCTAACTATTTCATTGCTAAAAAACTACTCGAAAAATTACCACAACATCAGAGCTATAACATCCTTATAATGGTATTAGATAGCGGTATGAAATATGCTTTTTAA
- a CDS encoding DUF5993 family protein has protein sequence MPGILISFTLLFISILIAWFNRRWGVITFSIFLIVAGLVFLHHATNHLSIYL, from the coding sequence ATGCCAGGTATACTAATAAGCTTCACATTACTTTTTATTTCAATTTTAATAGCTTGGTTTAATAGACGCTGGGGTGTAATTACATTTAGTATTTTTTTAATAGTTGCTGGACTTGTATTTTTACATCACGCAACAAATCACTTATCTATCTACTTATAA
- a CDS encoding LysR family transcriptional regulator, with translation MNFDDIFLFVKLVNIGTFTELAKQLNVSQSTVSRRIQSLEESINTKLIKRNSRGVIEVTTEGQSLYNNFSYIEEQAVVTFQKWINNSKQIKGILRVGVPKLFFDNLVAPKLDTFYTRYPNVQLVFSYTAGIVDLVKDNIDIAITTKKPTTNNCTIKTLLKSKNKLYASKKYIQEKGVPETIKELENHSIVGFIDNDKCQNALVGFSELDNSSLEVNISPDLFLNNAIYDINLATKCNRIINVLDIFANDKADIEPVLNEYYFGKTSFYLVRATGVRSNLEREFVKFIDVCLQDKSF, from the coding sequence ATGAATTTTGATGATATTTTCCTTTTTGTTAAGCTTGTTAATATTGGAACATTTACCGAATTAGCAAAACAGTTAAATGTTTCTCAGAGCACAGTTTCACGGAGGATTCAAAGTTTAGAAGAATCTATTAATACTAAGTTGATAAAGAGAAATTCAAGAGGTGTTATCGAAGTAACCACAGAAGGACAATCTCTATATAACAATTTTAGTTATATTGAAGAACAAGCTGTTGTGACATTTCAAAAGTGGATTAATAATTCAAAACAAATCAAAGGTATTTTAAGAGTGGGAGTACCAAAGTTGTTTTTTGATAACCTTGTTGCTCCAAAGCTTGATACATTTTATACACGCTATCCTAATGTACAATTAGTATTTAGTTATACTGCTGGAATTGTTGATTTAGTAAAAGATAATATAGACATAGCGATTACAACAAAAAAACCAACAACGAATAATTGCACTATAAAAACACTTCTTAAATCCAAGAATAAGCTTTATGCGTCTAAAAAATATATTCAAGAAAAAGGGGTTCCTGAGACAATAAAGGAATTAGAAAATCATAGTATTGTCGGCTTCATAGATAACGATAAATGTCAGAATGCTCTGGTAGGCTTTTCAGAGCTAGATAATTCCAGTCTAGAAGTTAATATTAGTCCAGATTTGTTCCTTAATAATGCTATCTATGATATCAACTTGGCAACTAAGTGTAATAGAATTATTAATGTTTTAGATATATTTGCTAATGATAAAGCAGATATAGAGCCAGTTTTGAATGAATACTATTTTGGCAAAACAAGCTTCTATTTAGTACGTGCTACGGGAGTACGTAGTAATTTAGAACGAGAATTTGTTAAGTTTATTGATGTATGTTTGCAAGATAAATCTTTTTAA
- a CDS encoding RNA methyltransferase, with product MNNLFNNIRIVLVEPSHSGNVGSTARAMLNMGLTNLWLVNPKKGIDDEALALSCHATEVVNNATIVANLEEALEGVDYVVGTSARVRRVSLPIEPISKVATSILNKIQKSDEKIAILFGRERTGLLNEELLMSNVHAYIPSNEEYTSLNLAQAVQLVAYEIYKQAIEISKLKQVPEYNHLHKKASVKELQGLYQHFEDSMIKSGFLDKDKPGHVMDKVRRLFQRSELESQEVNILRGFLTSLENQDK from the coding sequence ATGAATAATCTATTTAATAATATACGTATAGTTCTAGTAGAACCATCACACAGTGGTAATGTTGGTTCTACTGCTAGAGCAATGCTTAATATGGGGTTGACAAACTTATGGCTTGTAAACCCTAAAAAAGGTATTGATGATGAGGCATTAGCTCTATCATGTCATGCTACAGAAGTAGTAAATAATGCTACTATTGTAGCTAATCTAGAAGAGGCTCTTGAAGGTGTCGATTATGTGGTTGGAACTAGCGCAAGAGTGCGTAGAGTATCTCTACCTATAGAGCCTATATCTAAAGTTGCTACAAGCATACTTAATAAAATCCAAAAATCTGATGAAAAAATAGCAATATTATTTGGCAGAGAAAGAACGGGACTTTTAAATGAAGAGCTTTTGATGAGTAATGTACATGCGTATATCCCGTCAAATGAAGAATATACATCTCTTAATCTAGCTCAGGCTGTACAACTAGTAGCTTATGAGATTTATAAGCAAGCAATTGAGATTAGCAAGCTTAAACAAGTTCCTGAGTACAATCATTTACATAAAAAAGCTTCCGTAAAAGAGCTGCAAGGTCTATATCAGCATTTTGAGGATAGTATGATCAAGTCGGGATTCTTAGATAAAGATAAACCTGGGCATGTCATGGATAAAGTGCGCAGACTTTTTCAAAGATCCGAACTTGAGAGTCAAGAAGTGAATATTTTGAGAGGTTTTTTAACCTCATTAGAAAATCAGGATAAGTAG
- a CDS encoding glutathione S-transferase N-terminal domain-containing protein: protein MLLYTKKDDIYSDIVRMILLIKGANAKIVDVSKEENSKHLEELNIITPNGNIPTLSTDDFAVYRLSVIIEAIEDLYPFPPMFPVFPKQRANARILLEYVNKTFLQNIIKLQSPDLDEKQANEIKMLMQRDIISTYKKIVSEREVNAESNPDAQNINVLTLIITFVFYYFIKLKISIPTKDKNIIKEIKELLSEPNFIKTIKAKGA from the coding sequence TTGCTTTTATACACAAAAAAAGATGATATCTATAGCGATATAGTCCGCATGATCCTTCTTATTAAAGGAGCTAATGCGAAAATTGTAGATGTTTCTAAAGAAGAAAACTCAAAACATCTAGAAGAGCTAAATATCATTACACCTAATGGTAATATACCTACGCTTAGCACAGATGATTTTGCAGTGTATAGGCTTAGTGTGATTATAGAAGCTATAGAGGATCTATATCCCTTTCCTCCGATGTTTCCAGTATTTCCAAAACAGCGAGCTAATGCAAGAATATTGTTAGAATATGTTAATAAAACGTTTCTGCAAAATATTATCAAATTACAAAGCCCTGATTTGGATGAAAAACAAGCTAACGAAATAAAAATGCTAATGCAAAGGGATATAATAAGCACTTATAAGAAAATAGTTAGTGAAAGAGAAGTAAATGCAGAAAGTAATCCAGATGCTCAAAATATAAATGTATTGACTCTGATAATAACTTTCGTTTTTTATTATTTCATTAAGTTAAAGATCTCAATACCTACCAAAGATAAAAACATTATCAAAGAGATCAAAGAATTACTTAGCGAACCTAACTTTATAAAAACTATCAAAGCAAAAGGAGCTTAA
- the rnhB gene encoding ribonuclease HII, translating to MIILGIDEAGRGPLSGPVVAAGVILDQDKIIDGLADSKKLTEKKRQSLYQQIITHAKAYTIVEISPQQIDELNILQATLKAMHQVANNLERQFDKVLVDGNKLPNWDYNSEAIVKGDSKIIEISAASILAKVHRDNICLEHDRLYPQYGFAKHKGYPTKEHLENIKKYGVLDIHRKSYKPVQVLLNE from the coding sequence ATGATTATACTAGGTATAGATGAAGCAGGGCGTGGACCATTATCAGGGCCTGTAGTTGCTGCAGGAGTTATATTGGATCAAGATAAAATTATTGATGGTCTTGCTGATTCAAAGAAGTTAACTGAAAAAAAACGTCAATCACTCTATCAGCAAATAATAACTCACGCAAAGGCTTACACAATAGTTGAAATTAGCCCTCAGCAAATCGATGAGTTAAATATCCTTCAAGCAACATTAAAAGCTATGCATCAAGTTGCAAATAATTTAGAAAGACAGTTTGATAAAGTCTTAGTTGATGGTAATAAATTACCAAATTGGGATTATAATTCAGAAGCTATAGTAAAAGGAGACTCAAAAATTATAGAAATATCTGCAGCTTCGATATTGGCAAAGGTGCATAGAGATAATATCTGTCTTGAGCATGATAGATTATATCCACAATATGGTTTTGCTAAACATAAGGGTTATCCAACAAAAGAGCATTTAGAGAATATAAAAAAATATGGTGTATTAGATATCCATAGGAAAAGTTATAAACCAGTACAAGTGTTATTAAATGAATAA
- the rpsI gene encoding 30S ribosomal protein S9, with amino-acid sequence MSEYNYGTGRRKSSVARVFMKKGTGQFIVNGLPLEQYLCRETDCMVVKQPLELTNNTDNFDFKVTVKGGGTTGQAGAIRLGVTRALIEYDEELKPALREAGFVTRDPRKVERKKFGLRKARRRRQFSKR; translated from the coding sequence ATGTCAGAATATAATTATGGTACAGGTCGTCGCAAAAGTTCTGTAGCTCGTGTATTTATGAAAAAAGGTACTGGTCAGTTTATTGTTAATGGTCTACCATTAGAGCAATACCTATGTCGTGAAACGGACTGCATGGTTGTAAAGCAACCTTTAGAACTAACTAACAACACTGATAACTTTGATTTCAAAGTAACTGTAAAAGGTGGTGGTACTACTGGTCAAGCTGGTGCTATCCGTCTTGGTGTTACTAGAGCTCTAATTGAGTATGATGAAGAACTTAAACCAGCTCTTCGTGAAGCAGGTTTTGTTACTCGTGACCCACGTAAAGTTGAGCGTAAGAAATTTGGTCTTAGAAAAGCTCGTAGAAGAAGACAATTCTCTAAGCGTTAA
- a CDS encoding disulfide bond formation protein B, with product MKTFIENDLIKALSAIKLMGIAITIIAAFYFQFAMDELPCPLCLLQRLGLLAIGFGFLLNMRFNIRPSHYALSLLAAVFTSFVSLRQIALHVTDPVGFGSKVLGMHMYSWVFVISMIAIIYIAIVMSYPRQYELRRQPQQISEAKNNIIRLFIQIIFIIFLLVVFANVVSTFFECGLHECPDDPTRYLF from the coding sequence ATGAAAACATTTATTGAAAATGACCTAATTAAAGCTCTAAGTGCTATAAAACTAATGGGAATAGCTATAACTATAATTGCCGCATTCTATTTCCAATTTGCAATGGATGAACTTCCTTGTCCTTTATGCTTACTACAACGATTAGGATTATTAGCAATCGGATTTGGTTTTTTACTTAATATGCGCTTTAATATACGTCCTAGTCATTATGCATTATCACTACTAGCAGCAGTATTTACATCTTTTGTTTCCCTTAGACAAATCGCCTTACATGTAACAGATCCAGTTGGCTTTGGCTCAAAAGTTTTAGGTATGCATATGTACAGCTGGGTATTTGTAATATCTATGATCGCTATAATTTATATTGCTATAGTTATGTCATACCCTAGGCAATATGAATTACGCAGACAGCCTCAACAAATATCTGAGGCAAAAAATAATATTATACGTCTCTTCATCCAAATCATATTTATAATCTTTCTTCTAGTTGTATTTGCTAATGTAGTTTCAACATTTTTTGAATGTGGTTTACATGAATGTCCGGATGATCCAACAAGATATCTATTCTAA
- a CDS encoding linear amide C-N hydrolase, with product MNKIISRVVLTGCIFSIASATFACSEFNHNFGGDLGVYTTRTMDLFIDLKPNLTIYPRGTKETGGLKNNSLTWTDKYGYVSIDETNLANLTGEGLNEKGLVAHLLYLGDTIQPKRDTSKPGVNGLYWIRYVLGNFATVKEVLDNLDSYQIYNPPIEINGKESNIPVHYMVEDKTGDSALIEYINGKLTVHRNVKTISNEPSYDEQQKILRQAKELGFYNIDKLPGGANSAYRFVRTTFISENLPKAKSMNQAVNYMFAAADSVSVPFIKGYRNESLNNPSL from the coding sequence ATGAATAAAATTATCTCAAGGGTTGTATTAACTGGCTGTATCTTTAGTATAGCTTCAGCTACTTTTGCTTGCTCAGAATTTAATCATAACTTTGGTGGCGATTTAGGTGTCTATACTACTAGAACGATGGATTTATTTATAGATTTAAAACCAAATTTGACTATATATCCAAGAGGTACAAAAGAAACAGGAGGATTAAAAAATAATTCTCTTACATGGACTGATAAATATGGCTATGTATCTATTGATGAAACAAATTTAGCTAATTTAACTGGTGAAGGTCTTAATGAAAAAGGCTTAGTAGCACATCTACTTTATCTTGGGGATACTATTCAGCCAAAAAGAGATACAAGCAAGCCAGGTGTTAATGGATTATATTGGATTAGGTATGTATTAGGTAATTTTGCTACAGTTAAGGAAGTTCTTGACAATCTTGATAGCTATCAAATATATAACCCTCCGATAGAAATTAATGGTAAAGAGAGCAATATCCCAGTTCACTACATGGTTGAAGATAAAACAGGAGATAGTGCACTAATTGAGTATATAAATGGTAAATTAACTGTACATAGAAATGTTAAAACAATTAGCAATGAACCAAGCTATGATGAACAGCAAAAAATCCTTAGGCAAGCTAAAGAGCTGGGGTTTTATAATATTGATAAATTACCTGGTGGAGCAAATTCTGCTTACAGATTCGTTAGAACAACTTTTATAAGTGAAAATCTTCCAAAAGCAAAATCGATGAATCAAGCTGTCAATTATATGTTTGCAGCTGCTGACTCAGTTTCTGTACCTTTCATAAAAGGTTATAGAAATGAAAGTTTAAACAACCCAAGTCTATAA
- the hpf gene encoding ribosome hibernation-promoting factor, HPF/YfiA family, translated as MNIQITGRHVEVTDSIKNYVNEKVGKVEHYFDNITSTKVILDVEKDHQVAEAIVTVPGSEFVAKAEDKDLYAAIDMLEDKLARQLKKHKDKMRCNHGE; from the coding sequence ATGAATATTCAAATTACTGGTAGACATGTGGAAGTTACTGATTCAATTAAAAACTATGTTAATGAAAAAGTAGGTAAGGTTGAGCACTATTTTGATAATATCACTTCGACTAAAGTTATATTAGATGTTGAGAAAGATCATCAAGTAGCAGAGGCTATAGTTACAGTTCCTGGTAGTGAATTTGTTGCAAAGGCTGAAGACAAAGATTTATATGCAGCTATAGATATGCTTGAAGATAAGTTAGCACGTCAGTTAAAAAAGCACAAAGATAAAATGAGATGTAATCACGGCGAATAG
- a CDS encoding sodium:solute symporter family protein, which yields MNNSENYYTAGKSLGLFALTATLVMTELNISTLVGFSSLGYLYGFSELFLGIVFLVGLLFYSFSVAKKWKNFDAICVSEFFSQRYNRAFGLMVALCLLIAMTGFGANFIYSTTIYLQEIFPNYNHWLISGVACSLMLLFTIRDGLIRIVKIDKLSFILSLILFVYLGYLVYKAGISSFKHISSQEVTLPFSFPISLAFLTAFTYILSPWYGQKIFAAKSKKTAFYAVMIAAFIVSLIYLIAVYTTAKYAGMINLSNPDKAFTSIVTTLFSRPILVTFYIVMFLIALTTIAALWNTMASMCFVHFQRNKSEKKNIITVIIIAILSYTLANTFIDQVLDKMLLFNIPIAALAFSLLYGFYGSRTNFLGAILSTIVGIVSALYCYLLFKQEEFVFYWAFICIPLSFIVGYLPVITDKYRRLLRVKN from the coding sequence ATGAATAACTCTGAAAACTACTACACAGCAGGAAAGAGTTTAGGGCTTTTTGCTCTTACAGCTACTCTTGTAATGACAGAGTTAAATATATCGACTTTAGTAGGTTTCTCAAGTTTAGGTTATTTGTATGGTTTTTCAGAATTATTTTTAGGGATTGTATTTCTAGTTGGGTTATTATTTTATTCTTTTAGTGTTGCTAAAAAGTGGAAAAATTTTGATGCAATCTGTGTTTCAGAATTTTTTTCTCAACGTTATAATAGGGCATTTGGTTTGATGGTAGCATTGTGCTTACTAATAGCAATGACAGGTTTTGGAGCTAACTTTATATATTCTACTACAATTTACCTACAAGAAATTTTCCCTAATTATAATCATTGGTTAATAAGTGGGGTAGCTTGTAGTTTAATGTTATTATTTACTATAAGAGATGGTCTAATAAGGATAGTAAAAATAGATAAACTAAGTTTTATATTATCTCTAATATTATTTGTATATTTAGGCTATTTAGTATATAAGGCAGGCATTTCTTCATTTAAACATATTAGTAGTCAAGAAGTAACTTTGCCATTTTCTTTCCCAATCTCTTTAGCATTTCTTACAGCATTTACATATATTCTTTCACCTTGGTATGGTCAAAAGATATTTGCGGCAAAATCTAAGAAAACAGCATTTTATGCAGTGATGATTGCTGCATTTATTGTAAGCTTAATTTATTTAATAGCAGTTTATACTACAGCTAAATATGCTGGGATGATTAATTTGTCAAATCCTGATAAGGCATTTACATCTATAGTTACAACTCTTTTTAGTAGACCTATACTAGTAACATTTTATATTGTGATGTTTCTAATAGCCTTAACAACTATCGCGGCCCTTTGGAATACTATGGCATCGATGTGTTTTGTACACTTTCAAAGAAATAAGAGTGAAAAGAAAAATATTATTACAGTAATAATTATTGCAATTTTAAGTTATACACTTGCCAATACTTTTATAGATCAAGTTCTGGATAAGATGCTACTTTTTAATATCCCAATAGCAGCATTAGCATTTAGTTTATTATATGGTTTTTATGGCAGTAGAACTAATTTTTTAGGAGCTATCTTAAGCACAATAGTTGGGATTGTGAGTGCTTTATACTGTTATTTGCTTTTTAAGCAAGAAGAGTTTGTTTTTTATTGGGCTTTTATATGCATACCATTGAGTTTTATAGTAGGATATTTGCCTGTAATTACAGATAAATACAGAAGGTTGTTAAGAGTAAAGAATTAA
- a CDS encoding PTS sugar transporter subunit IIA produces MNLKALIDKKNIILNLNIESKKRLIEFFANRIADTYPDVSEDLVLKNIYKRERIGNTYIGKNIYIPHCRVENLMTTRLIIVTLKNSYYDDSVNDDIKIAVGVFFPDNISTIHMELLKQLALYLKQDKTQQYFQQAENSEDLYNLIINTSNE; encoded by the coding sequence ATGAATTTAAAAGCTCTAATTGATAAAAAAAATATTATCTTAAATTTGAATATTGAGTCTAAAAAACGCTTAATCGAGTTTTTTGCAAATAGAATAGCAGACACTTACCCTGATGTGAGTGAAGATCTTGTGCTTAAAAATATTTATAAACGCGAAAGAATAGGTAATACTTATATTGGTAAAAATATTTACATTCCTCATTGTCGCGTTGAGAATCTTATGACTACTAGGTTGATTATCGTGACATTAAAGAATAGTTACTATGATGATTCTGTCAACGATGATATAAAGATAGCAGTTGGTGTTTTTTTTCCTGACAATATATCTACAATCCATATGGAACTGCTAAAGCAATTAGCTTTATATTTGAAACAAGATAAAACGCAGCAGTATTTTCAGCAAGCAGAAAATTCCGAAGATTTGTATAATTTAATTATTAATACTAGTAATGAATAA
- a CDS encoding ClpXP protease specificity-enhancing factor, with the protein MAMLRAYVVKATYNWLVDHGFTPYVLVDTEYEGVIVPANYIDEDKKILLDLSPQAIQDLVIDDNHISFAATFDSEPMSINIPIEAVLEVFSKETEQGMYAREFGYGININEGEDDETANPKKLGETNSDNVLSLD; encoded by the coding sequence ATGGCTATGCTTAGAGCATATGTAGTTAAAGCTACATACAACTGGCTAGTTGATCATGGATTTACACCTTATGTTTTAGTTGATACTGAGTATGAAGGTGTTATAGTACCAGCAAACTATATTGATGAAGATAAAAAAATACTTTTAGATTTATCTCCTCAAGCAATACAAGATTTAGTTATAGATGATAATCATATTAGCTTTGCTGCAACGTTTGATAGTGAGCCAATGTCTATAAATATTCCTATCGAGGCTGTCTTAGAAGTATTTTCTAAAGAAACAGAGCAAGGAATGTATGCTCGCGAATTTGGTTATGGAATTAATATCAATGAAGGCGAAGATGATGAAACTGCTAATCCTAAGAAATTAGGAGAAACTAATTCAGATAACGTTCTTTCGTTAGATTAA
- the rplM gene encoding 50S ribosomal protein L13, with protein sequence MKTFTAKPSNIKREWLLIDATDKTLGRLATEVAMILRGKNKPEYTPHMDTGDYVVIVNAEKVAVTGNKRKAKTYYHHTGYIGGIKSVSFEKLIATHPERAIEKAVRGMLPRTPLGRTMFKKLKVYAGEAHPHTAQQPKAHNI encoded by the coding sequence ATGAAAACGTTTACTGCAAAACCATCAAATATCAAAAGAGAATGGCTTTTGATTGATGCTACAGATAAAACTTTAGGTCGTCTAGCTACTGAAGTAGCAATGATCCTAAGAGGAAAAAATAAACCAGAATATACTCCTCATATGGATACTGGTGATTATGTTGTTATCGTAAATGCTGAAAAAGTAGCTGTAACTGGTAACAAAAGAAAAGCAAAAACTTATTACCATCATACTGGTTATATTGGCGGTATCAAATCAGTATCTTTCGAGAAGCTAATAGCGACTCATCCAGAAAGAGCTATTGAAAAAGCTGTTAGAGGGATGCTTCCTAGAACTCCACTAGGTCGCACTATGTTTAAGAAGTTAAAAGTTTATGCAGGTGAAGCTCACCCACATACAGCTCAACAACCTAAAGCTCACAATATTTAA